Proteins found in one Saccharopolyspora phatthalungensis genomic segment:
- a CDS encoding DUF397 domain-containing protein: MDRKYWIKSTYSNVNGNCIELAVTLDHIRDSKDPHGPALRGDVATFVRAVKTGRFDQ; encoded by the coding sequence ATGGACCGGAAATATTGGATTAAGAGCACATACAGCAACGTAAACGGTAATTGTATCGAATTAGCAGTCACCCTTGACCATATCCGGGACTCCAAAGATCCGCACGGTCCAGCACTGAGGGGAGACGTCGCCACTTTCGTTCGTGCCGTGAAGACTGGTCGTTTCGATCAGTGA
- a CDS encoding DUF397 domain-containing protein: protein MNGVNQVIRRRWRKSSYSNPNGDCVELTSTLDQLRDSKDPDGPTLKVDVVAFIGAVQAGRFDR from the coding sequence ATGAATGGAGTAAACCAGGTGATCAGGCGACGTTGGCGTAAAAGCAGTTACAGCAATCCTAACGGAGACTGCGTCGAACTGACCAGTACGTTAGATCAGCTTCGGGACTCTAAAGACCCGGATGGCCCGACGCTGAAAGTGGACGTGGTCGCGTTCATCGGCGCCGTGCAGGCTGGCCGCTTCGACCGCTGA